GCCACTCCAGATCTGCTCAGGCGTCATGCCGCCAACAGCATCGAGTTGATTGCCCTGCTTTTTCGCCGGCGAACCTTGAGGATCATCTGCCGAGATATTCATTCACTGATTTCCTGATACTTATCGAAGTAATAACCTGCAAAAAACAGCCTGGGGCAACGCTGCGGTGGATTGAGTCGCGCCCATCAACACCTAAACAAGTGCTATGGCGTCGCCCCAGGTGGGCGCCGCCCCCGGGCGCCCCCACTTTTCTTCGCGGCCATGAATGACCGCCACCGAATGCCCGCCCCGATTGCATATGCCCACTTGCCCACGGGCGAGGTCCCTTGGAGAGACCGTGCGCATGTACTGACGCAACCCCAGCCGCAAAAGAGCCTCGCCCGGTCCGTGCTCATCCTCGCCATCGTTCAGGCTAAGGATTGCCGCCTGATAGCAGCACCCTGCCGCGTCATCGTTGTCTTCCATTTGTGCGCGCTTGGCACTGACGGCAAAGAGAAATTGCGCGTCCCTGAGCATCCCCTCGTCCCGCCCTTTGAACTGGGCGCCTTGTGCACCTTGGGCCAGCTCTCGATCAGTCAGGCTGAGTTCAAAACCATCGCGCATGACTACGCGATAACCGTCGTAAAGCCTGGTCACCTGTTGGTATATATCCGTGGGGCTTTGACCGCAGCGCTGCATCGCCACCTTGATGGCCGATACCGTCACGCAGTTGCCGTCCGGGCCCTGGCGGAATCCGCTCCAGATATTGTCCGGCTTTGCACCGCCGCGTTTGCTTGAAAGGCTTGGAATGAAGGCTGCCGGGTTTGGCCTGGACACTCGAGCTTCATGCATTACCGAATCGGGCACGCCCTGCTCAGTAATCTGCGGCGCAGGCGTGGGTATTACCGGAATTGTTTTATCTTTCCCGCCCGAGGCGAAACGTGTTAACCGAGTCAGAAATGAAGTGAACAGTCCCGTCAACGGACTAATAGTTTCACCGGCGTCTTTCATAAACGCCTTATTCTCAAACGCGCGATAGGAGGGAACACGACGCTGCGCTGCCTCTTCACTAAAAGCCTTTAATGGTTTTATTAGTGTGCGAGTGGGGCGAAATAAATCGGCACTTCTTTCCCGACCTATATCGTTGACATGGGCAATATTTCTAATTGAAAAGTTAAACATAGAATCCCCCCATGGGCAGGCACCGCTTCGCGGTTATATAGCCGAAGAAGTGCCTGCACGCTAAGTGTTCAAATCACGGAAGGGTTATCAGGACCTGGCCACTGACCTAGCGTTGAACGGCCTATTTCTTGTATTAACAGGATCCTGATCGGGGGCTGGGCTGGTCAATCCCGGGGTCTTGGTATCAGAGGGCTTTGGCGTTGGCTTGGCCTCTGGATGCTTGCCCGACTTGATCTCATGTTCGTGACCTGGCGTGACAGGAGGCTGCTTTTCCTGACTCACCTCAGGCCGCTTGCCCGGCTTGACCTCATGTTCGTGGCCCGGCGTGACAGGAGGCTGCTTTTCCTGACTCACCTCAAGCCGCTTGCCAGGCTTGACCTCATGGTCGTGGCCCGGCGTGACGTGGGGCTGCTTTTCCTGGCTCACCTCAGGCCGCTTGCCAGGCTTGACCTCATGGTCGTGGCCCGGCGTGACGTGGGGCTGCTTTTCCTGGCTCACCTCAGCCCGCTTGCCCGGCTTGATCTCATGGTCGTGACCTGGCGTGACCTCAGGATGTTTATCCAGCCTTACCGCAGGCCGCTTGCCAGGCTTGACCTCATGCTCATGACCTGGCTTGACCTCAGGCTGCATATCCAGCCTTACCGCAGGTTGCTCGCGCGGCCTGACCGCATGCTCGTGACCTGGCGTGATCTCATGCTGTCGCTTTTTAGCCGGCATCGGCAAGAGGTCTGGCGTCTGCCTCATCCTTGTCCAATTATCCGAGGAAACACGCTCATCCGGACAGTGGCAATGAGCGACGTTCACGTTCACATGCACAGTTGCATTGGAGTCATTGTTTACGCTGACATCAGGTTGACTTACGGGCGGGTATGCCACCGTCAAGCGCTGCATGCGTGCATCCGGCGTCACCACCGAATGGCTACTTGTCTGCGTGCCTGGCAACCCTTCTTCGTCCCGCGATTTTGGCGTCTTGCCCAGGTCAGGCTTCACCGGTAGCCCCACTTCGGCTGGCAAGTCCTGCTGCTTAACTGCCTCAAGTTTCCCCAGCAGTTGGTCCACGCCGGGAAAATTCGGCTGCTTGCCCAGGTCGGCTTTCCCAGGCAACCCCGCTTCGGCTGGCAAGTTCTGCTGCTTAACTGCCTCGAGTTTCCCCTGCAACCGGCCCGCGCCGGGAAAATTCGGCTGCTTGCCTAGGTCAGGCTTCTCAGGCAACCCCGCTTCGGCTGGCAAGCTCGGTTGCTTAACGGCCTCAAGTTTTCCCTGCAGCCGGCCTGCACCGGGAAAATTCGGCTGCTTGCCCAATTCAGGCTTCTCAGGCAACCCCGCTTCAGCCGGCAAGCTCGACTGCTTAGCTGCGCCCGGCAACTTCGGCTGCTCACTGGCATCGGATTTTCCCGTCGAACTCGGCAAAGCCGGTTTTCCGTCAAGCAATTTGGCTGAGTCGGATAATGCCGAAGGCACCAAATCTCTCCCAGCCAGCATTTCACGCAGGACGCTGAAGACCTGCTCAAGCATCTCAAACAACTTGTTGAGCGCAGCGCCAGGAATCATGGCGCCATTGGATGAGAACTGGGTGTTGTCAAGGCGCGCGGGCAGGTTGCTGGTGCTCGCACTTGTGACGTGGGTGTTCGACGTTTCACCGGGCTTGGTTGCCAAGTCCAGGAGTCGATCAAGGGTGGACGCATCAACTTTCGCAACCGACGGATTATTAACCGATAGAGACATGGTAGTTCCTTATTCAACAGAGCCTGACTGCATTAACAGCTCAGGAAATCAATAGTTTTATTCGCTGGAAACAACAGCGCTGCTTCACAGTCCCTACATACGTGGAAAGTTAGGCTATTGAGTTCCGAAAATCGGACCTAATATAAGGAAACTAATGCGCGTTATCAGACTTTGCCCCATGGACTTTTGCGCCAGGACCTTGATTCAAGCCGCTCTTTACATTCGGATGTCGTCACACCCGTTAATACACTGCAGTCACGCAACTAACCGACAAGATTAAAACGCCTATTCTTCAAACCTTTATGCTAACCGGCAGGCAAAAAAAAGGGCGCCAATGGCGCCCTGTTCAGGTGAAATGTAAACGCTGACTCAATCCATCAAGCTGCCAAGGGATGCTGCATGCCCAGCAGACGGCTGACTTGCTGCAGGTCCGTCTCACGGCGCAAGGCGGTAAACAACGTCACCGCCTCGGGGTAGTTACGCGTCAGCATCGCCAGCCATTGCTTCAAACGGCCCGGGGCCTGTTTTTCGGTCAGTTGTGCCACCGACTGGGTCCAGAATTCCTGGAGCATGGGCTGCATTTGCGCCCAGGTCATTTCGACCACTTGCGCGCCCGCCTTTGCCGCCACAATCTGCCGCGCCAGGTCCGGGCGCGCCACCAGGCCACGGCCGAGCATGATGTCTTCAACGCCACTGATTTCGCGGCAACGTTTCCAGTCTTCGACACTCCAGATATCGCCGTTGGCAAACACCGGCACCTTGACCACGTCCTGCACCCGCGGGATCCACTCCCAATGGGCCGGCGGCTTGTAGCCGTCGGTCTTGGTGCGTGCATGCACCACGATATGCGCAGCACCACCCTCGGCCAGGGCTGTGGCGCACACCAGCGCACCGTCAGGGCTGTCAAAACCCAGGCGCATCTTGGCCGTCACCGGGATATGCGCAGGCACTGCGCGGCGTACGTGTTCGACAATCTGATTGAGCAGCTCCGGCTCCTTGAGCAACACCGCGCCACCCCGGGATTTGTTGACCGTCTTGGCCGGGCAACCGAAGTTGAGGTCGATCACTTGCGAACCCAACTCACAGGCCAGCGCGGCATTTTCGGCCAGGCACACCGGATCGGAACCGAGCAACTGCACGCGCAGCGGCACGCCTGCCGCCGTGTGGGCACCGTGCAGCAGCTCAGGGGCGAGCTTGTGGAAATAAGCAGGGGTGAGCAGGCGGTCGTTGACGCGAATGAACTCGGTCACGCACCAGTCAATACCGCCCACGCGGGTCAGCACATCGCGCAGGATGTTGTCGACCAACCCCTCCATGGGCGCCAAAGCAATTTGCATGGAAAACACTCAACAAAAATCGTGGCGCAGTTTACTGGTTTTCCCACACTAAACGTTAACCCCCTGTCAGCGCAGGGCCATAGCCGTCGAGAAACTCGGGCGGCATGCGCTTGGGCTTGCCAGTGGACAGTTCGATGCAGACAAAGGTGGTTTGCGCGCGTAACAGGGTCGCGCCGTCGCTGGGGCGCACCAATTGAAAACGGCGCGTCATTTTCAGGCGCTGGTCCCAGTCGACGATCCACGTGGCCAGTTGCAGCTCATCGCCCTCGTAGCCAGCGGCCAGGTAGTCGATCTCGTGGCGCACCACGGCCATGGCGCGGTCGAGTCGGCGGTATTCGGTGAGGTCCAGCCCCAGGCGCTGGGAATGGCGCCACGCGCAACGCTCCAGCCAGGACACATACACCGCGTTATTGGCGTGCCCCAGGCCGTCGATGTCTTGCGCGGCGACCTGCAGATCGATGATAAACGGCGTTGCCAAATCCCAGCCCATGCCTTGCTCCAGTCGATTAATGTCGGCGGGGCAGTGTATCAGGCGGTCTGGCGCTCCTGTAAACGCCGGCCGGCCAACAGGCTGAGTACCGCGTCGATTACCCGTGGGTCGGCCAGTACTTTCTGGTGCCCGCCTTGCTCCAGGCGCAACAGGCGGCTGTCGAACCAGGCGTCATGAATGGCTTGCGAGGCGTTGACCGGCACGAAGGTGTCGTCTTCGGCGTGCACGATCAGGCCAGGGAGATTCATCTGGTAGTGGGCGACGTCCAAATGTTTGAGCGGCATGCCAAAGGTCAGTTCGACCTCGTGGATAAACGCC
The sequence above is a segment of the Pseudomonas sp. R76 genome. Coding sequences within it:
- a CDS encoding tRNA dihydrouridine synthase, coding for MQIALAPMEGLVDNILRDVLTRVGGIDWCVTEFIRVNDRLLTPAYFHKLAPELLHGAHTAAGVPLRVQLLGSDPVCLAENAALACELGSQVIDLNFGCPAKTVNKSRGGAVLLKEPELLNQIVEHVRRAVPAHIPVTAKMRLGFDSPDGALVCATALAEGGAAHIVVHARTKTDGYKPPAHWEWIPRVQDVVKVPVFANGDIWSVEDWKRCREISGVEDIMLGRGLVARPDLARQIVAAKAGAQVVEMTWAQMQPMLQEFWTQSVAQLTEKQAPGRLKQWLAMLTRNYPEAVTLFTALRRETDLQQVSRLLGMQHPLAA
- a CDS encoding acyl-CoA thioesterase, translated to MGWDLATPFIIDLQVAAQDIDGLGHANNAVYVSWLERCAWRHSQRLGLDLTEYRRLDRAMAVVRHEIDYLAAGYEGDELQLATWIVDWDQRLKMTRRFQLVRPSDGATLLRAQTTFVCIELSTGKPKRMPPEFLDGYGPALTGG